In Cicer arietinum cultivar CDC Frontier isolate Library 1 chromosome 7, Cicar.CDCFrontier_v2.0, whole genome shotgun sequence, a single window of DNA contains:
- the LOC101493572 gene encoding protein NRT1/ PTR FAMILY 2.8 yields MENVVNTNSPSALELEQERIPTTTPSPSNEISSRSEVGGWRSVKFIIGNESFEKLASMSLISNLTMYLLTNYNLSGLFVVNVVQIWNGSSNIASIVGAFISDTYLGRFRTLLYGSISSLLGIMIMTLTAGIHQLRPITCKDKDRPHCQHPQDWQLGVLFASLGLLSIGAGGIRPCNIAFGADQFDTTTEKGKGQLESFFNWWYFTFTIALVVALTGVVYIQTNISWTLGFAIPTVCLAFSITIFLLGRHTYIYKKPQGSIFTDMAKVIAAAYRKRRLQPSDRSFYEPASTFEDNIRLVQTNRFKFLDKAAIIADPSELNNQGIAKNGWRLCSLQQVEHLKCLIGILPIWVTGICCFIVMDQQNTFGVLQVIQTDRSIGPHFKIPPGWMNLTSMIALSFWIYIYECIYIPLMKRINKRATRMSMVHRIRIGIILSILCMLVAAIIEKKRRDSALRQSSFISPVSFGLLLPQYALSGLNEAFAAVAIMEFFTLQLPESMRTVAGAIFFLSLSIANYLGSLIVMIVHKASNTAKIPWLGGPDLNHNRLDYYYYVIATLGALNFIYFHFFASNYLICNKGNETVEEQQGNSIAGFKGESFEQDDEEKVY; encoded by the exons CATTTGAGAAATTGGCATCCATGAGTTTGATATCAAATCTAACAATGTACCTTCTCACGAATTACAACCTTAGTGGTTTATTCGTAGTTAATGTTGTCCAAATTTGGAACGGATCTTCCAACATTGCATCAATAGTTGGTGCTTTTATTTCCGATACTTATTTGGGCAGGTTCCGGACCCTCCTTTATGGCTCAATTTCTTCACttttg GGGATAATGATCATGACACTAACAGCTGGTATACATCAATTGAGACCAATTACATGCAAAGACAAAGATAGACCTCATTGTCAACATCCACAAGATTGGCAGCTAGGTGTTCTATTTGCAAGTCTTGGACTGTTATCCATTGGTGCTGGTGGTATTAGGCCTTGCAACATTGCTTTTGGTGCTGATCAGTTTGACACAACTACAGAAAAGGGAAAGGGACAATTAGAGAGCTTCTTTAATTGGTGGTACTTCACTTTCACTATTGCACTTGTTGTAGCACTCACTGGTGTTGTCTATATTCAAACCAATATCAGTTGGACCTTAGGATTCGCGATACCGACAGTCTGTCTCGCTTTCTCAATAACTATTTTTCTGCTAGGCCGTCACACTTACATTTACAAAAAACCTCAGGGAAGCATCTTTACAGACATGGCAAAGGTGATTGCAGCCGCGTATAGAAAACGTCGGCTTCAGCCTTCTGATAGAAGTTTTTATGAACCTGCTTCTACATTTGAGGACAACATTAGGCTAGTTCAGACAAATAGGTTCAAGTTCTTAGATAAGGCTGCTATAATAGCTGATCCAAGTGAATTGAACAATCAAGGGATTGCAAAAAATGGTTGGAGACTTTGTAGTTTGCAACAAGTGGAACACCTCAAATGCTTGATTGGAATTCTACCAATTTGGGTGACAGGAATTTGTTGTTTCATTGTAATGGATCAACAAAACACATTTGGTGTGCTTCAAGTTATACAGACTGATAGGTCTATTGGACCTCACTTTAAGATTCCACCAGGGTGGATGAATTTGACATCAATGATAGCTCTTTCAttttggatttacatttatgaGTGTATCTATATTCCTCTAATGAAGAGAATCAACAAAAGGGCTACAAGAATGTCCATGGTGCATAGAATCAGAATAGGGATTATATTATCCATTTTATGCATGTTGGTAGCAGCAATAATTGAGAAGAAGCGTCGCGACTCGGCCTTGAGACAAAGCTCGTTTATTTCGCCTGTGAGCTTCGGTTTACTCTTGCCACAATATGCACTGTCAGGTCTAAATGAAGCATTTGCTGCTGTTGCTATAATGGAATTCTTTACCTTACAATTGCCAGAGTCTATGAGGACTGTTGCTGGTGCAATTTTCTTTCTAAGTTTGTCCATTGCAAACTACTTAGGTTCCTTAATTGTCATGATTGTTCATAAAGCATCAAATACAGCCAAAATACCATGGTTAGGTGGTCCTGATTTAAATCACAATAGACTTGATTACTATTATTATGTAATTGCTACCCTTGGAGCTTTgaattttatctattttcatTTCTTTGCTAGCAATTACTTGATATGCAACAAGGGAAATGAGACAGTTGAGGAGCAACAAGGGAATTCAATTGCTGGTTTCAAGGGTGAATcatttgaacaagatgatgaagAGAAGGTATATTAG
- the LOC101493890 gene encoding protein NRT1/ PTR FAMILY 2.9-like isoform X2, which produces MNLVDEKRGTSMEKNEKESMENNELPNINYRGWKVMPFIIGNETFEKLGAIGTLANLLVYLTTVFNLSSITATNIVNIFNGSASLATLLGAFLCDTYFGRYKTLGFCTFASFLGLLVIQLTAWIKSMHPPECGNEKSTCIEPSTGQMSFLLLGFGFLIVGAAGIRPCNLAFGADQFNPNTDSGKKGINSFFNWYFFTYTFAQMVSLSLIVYIQSNVSWALGLGIPAALMLFSCVVYFTGSKYYVKVKASGSPVTNIVQVLYVAIKKRRLNLTEDEFFSYISSHSINSKLPRTLQFRFLDKAAIITPQDNINPDGSASDPWSLCSIQQVEEVKCLVRVLPIWVSGILYYVALVQQSTIIIVPTLRRFTGKEGGITILQRIGIGMFVSILCMLVSGVVEQKRRTMAINNPIGIEPRKGAISSMSGLWLVPQLTLAGLSDGFTLVGQVEFYYKQFPENMRSLAGSLFFCGLALSSYFSSFLISVIHRLSDASATGNWLPQDLNKGRLDYFYYIITLLEVVNLGYFVMCSRWYRYKGDGSDSSDVQLDQLSKQFDKKINGV; this is translated from the exons ATGAACCTTGTTGATGAGAAAAGAGGGACATCTATGGAGAAAAATGAGAAAGAAAGTATGGAAAACAATGAACTTCCAAATATTAACTACAGAGGATGGAAGGTCATGCCCTTCATCATTG GAAATGAAACATTTGAGAAGCTAGGAGCCATTGGAACCTTAGCAAACCTCTTAGTCTATCTTACAACAGTATTCAATCTTAGCAGTATTACAGCCACAAATATTGTGAATATCTTCAATGGCAGTGCTAGTCTTGCTACTTTGCTAGGAGCTTTTCTTTGTGATACTTATTTTGGTCGCTACAAGACACTTGGTTTCTGCACATTTGCTTCCTTTCtg GGGTTACTTGTTATACAACTAACAGCATGGATTAAAAGCATGCATCCACCTGAGTGTGGAAATGAGAAAAGCACATGCATAGAGCCAAGTACAGGACAAATGTCATTTCTACTGTTAGGATTTGGATTTCTAATAGTAGGAGCTGCAGGGATTAGACCTTGTAACTTAGCATTTGGTGCTGATCAGTTCAACCCCAACACTGATTCAGGAAAAAAAGGAATCAATAGTTTCTTCAATTGGTACTTTTTTACCTACACTTTTGCTCAGATGGTTTCTCTGTCACTAATTGTTTATATACAATCAAATGTGAGTTGGGCACTTGGTCTTGGTATTCC TGCTGCTTTGATGCTGTTTTCATGTGTTGTTTATTTCACGGGAAGTAAATACTATGTGAAAGTTAAAGCAAGTGGTAGTCCAGTGACAAATATTGTTCAGGTTTTATATGTGGCTATAAAGAAAAGGAGACTCAATCTAACAGAGGATGAGTTTTTTAGCTATATATCTTCTCACTCTATCAACTCCAAGCTTCCTCGTACACTTCAGTTCAG GTTCCTTGACAAAGCTGCTATTATAACCCCACAAGACAACATAAACCCTGATGGGTCTGCATCTGATCCATGGAGTCTTTGCAGTATACAACAAGTAGAAGAAGTAAAATGCTTAGTAAGAGTTTTACCAATTTGGGTTTCAGGCATACTCTACTATGTTGCATTAGTCCAACAAAGCACAAT AATTATTGTTCcaacactaagaagattcactGGAAAAGAAGGTGGAATCACAATTCTACAAAGAATTGGAATTGGCATGTTTGTTTCTATACTATGCATGTTAGTATCTGGTGTGGTGGAACAAAAAAGAAGAACTATGGCTATTAATAATCCTATCGGAATCGAACCGAGAAAAGGCGCTATTTCATCGATGTCAGGTTTGTGGTTGGTTCCTCAGTTAACATTAGCAGGACTATCTGATGGATTTACTTTGGTGGGTCAAGTTGAATTTTACTACAAACAGTTTCCTGAGAACATGAGAAGTTTAGCAGGGTCACTTTTTTTCTGTGGATTGGCACTGTCAAGTTATTTTAGTAGTTTCTTGATTTCGGTTATTCATCGGTTGAGTGATGCATCTGCAACAGGGAATTGGTTGCCACAGGATCTTAATAAGGGGAgattggattatttttattacattataaCTTTATTAGAAGTTGTTAATTTGGGTTACTTTGTAATGTGTTCAAGGTGGTATAGGTATAAAGGGGATGGGAGTGATAGTAGTGATGTTCAACTTGATCAACTGTCTAAACAATTTGATAAGAAGATTAATGGTGTTTAG
- the LOC101493890 gene encoding protein NRT1/ PTR FAMILY 2.9-like isoform X1, with amino-acid sequence MNLVDEKRGTSMEKNEKESMENNELPNINYRGWKVMPFIIGNETFEKLGAIGTLANLLVYLTTVFNLSSITATNIVNIFNGSASLATLLGAFLCDTYFGRYKTLGFCTFASFLGLLVIQLTAWIKSMHPPECGNEKSTCIEPSTGQMSFLLLGFGFLIVGAAGIRPCNLAFGADQFNPNTDSGKKGINSFFNWYFFTYTFAQMVSLSLIVYIQSNVSWALGLGIPAALMLFSCVVYFTGSKYYVKVKASGSPVTNIVQVLYVAIKKRRLNLTEDEFFSYISSHSINSKLPRTLQFRFLDKAAIITPQDNINPDGSASDPWSLCSIQQVEEVKCLVRVLPIWVSGILYYVALVQQSTMLVFQALQSDRTIFNTDFKIPAASYTIFAMLSLTIFLPIYDRIIVPTLRRFTGKEGGITILQRIGIGMFVSILCMLVSGVVEQKRRTMAINNPIGIEPRKGAISSMSGLWLVPQLTLAGLSDGFTLVGQVEFYYKQFPENMRSLAGSLFFCGLALSSYFSSFLISVIHRLSDASATGNWLPQDLNKGRLDYFYYIITLLEVVNLGYFVMCSRWYRYKGDGSDSSDVQLDQLSKQFDKKINGV; translated from the exons ATGAACCTTGTTGATGAGAAAAGAGGGACATCTATGGAGAAAAATGAGAAAGAAAGTATGGAAAACAATGAACTTCCAAATATTAACTACAGAGGATGGAAGGTCATGCCCTTCATCATTG GAAATGAAACATTTGAGAAGCTAGGAGCCATTGGAACCTTAGCAAACCTCTTAGTCTATCTTACAACAGTATTCAATCTTAGCAGTATTACAGCCACAAATATTGTGAATATCTTCAATGGCAGTGCTAGTCTTGCTACTTTGCTAGGAGCTTTTCTTTGTGATACTTATTTTGGTCGCTACAAGACACTTGGTTTCTGCACATTTGCTTCCTTTCtg GGGTTACTTGTTATACAACTAACAGCATGGATTAAAAGCATGCATCCACCTGAGTGTGGAAATGAGAAAAGCACATGCATAGAGCCAAGTACAGGACAAATGTCATTTCTACTGTTAGGATTTGGATTTCTAATAGTAGGAGCTGCAGGGATTAGACCTTGTAACTTAGCATTTGGTGCTGATCAGTTCAACCCCAACACTGATTCAGGAAAAAAAGGAATCAATAGTTTCTTCAATTGGTACTTTTTTACCTACACTTTTGCTCAGATGGTTTCTCTGTCACTAATTGTTTATATACAATCAAATGTGAGTTGGGCACTTGGTCTTGGTATTCC TGCTGCTTTGATGCTGTTTTCATGTGTTGTTTATTTCACGGGAAGTAAATACTATGTGAAAGTTAAAGCAAGTGGTAGTCCAGTGACAAATATTGTTCAGGTTTTATATGTGGCTATAAAGAAAAGGAGACTCAATCTAACAGAGGATGAGTTTTTTAGCTATATATCTTCTCACTCTATCAACTCCAAGCTTCCTCGTACACTTCAGTTCAG GTTCCTTGACAAAGCTGCTATTATAACCCCACAAGACAACATAAACCCTGATGGGTCTGCATCTGATCCATGGAGTCTTTGCAGTATACAACAAGTAGAAGAAGTAAAATGCTTAGTAAGAGTTTTACCAATTTGGGTTTCAGGCATACTCTACTATGTTGCATTAGTCCAACAAAGCACAATGTTAGTCTTTCAAGCACTTCAATCAGACAGAACAATTTTCAACACCGATTTCAAGATTCCTGCAGCTTCATACACAATATTCGCAATGCTAAGCTTAACTATATTTTTACCAATCTATGACAGAATTATTGTTCcaacactaagaagattcactGGAAAAGAAGGTGGAATCACAATTCTACAAAGAATTGGAATTGGCATGTTTGTTTCTATACTATGCATGTTAGTATCTGGTGTGGTGGAACAAAAAAGAAGAACTATGGCTATTAATAATCCTATCGGAATCGAACCGAGAAAAGGCGCTATTTCATCGATGTCAGGTTTGTGGTTGGTTCCTCAGTTAACATTAGCAGGACTATCTGATGGATTTACTTTGGTGGGTCAAGTTGAATTTTACTACAAACAGTTTCCTGAGAACATGAGAAGTTTAGCAGGGTCACTTTTTTTCTGTGGATTGGCACTGTCAAGTTATTTTAGTAGTTTCTTGATTTCGGTTATTCATCGGTTGAGTGATGCATCTGCAACAGGGAATTGGTTGCCACAGGATCTTAATAAGGGGAgattggattatttttattacattataaCTTTATTAGAAGTTGTTAATTTGGGTTACTTTGTAATGTGTTCAAGGTGGTATAGGTATAAAGGGGATGGGAGTGATAGTAGTGATGTTCAACTTGATCAACTGTCTAAACAATTTGATAAGAAGATTAATGGTGTTTAG
- the LOC101493890 gene encoding protein NRT1/ PTR FAMILY 2.10-like isoform X3, producing the protein MNLVDEKRGTSMEKNEKESMENNELPNINYRGWKVMPFIIGNETFEKLGAIGTLANLLVYLTTVFNLSSITATNIVNIFNGSASLATLLGAFLCDTYFGRYKTLGFCTFASFLGLLVIQLTAWIKSMHPPECGNEKSTCIEPSTGQMSFLLLGFGFLIVGAAGIRPCNLAFGADQFNPNTDSGKKGINSFFNWYFFTYTFAQMVSLSLIVYIQSNVSWALGLGIPAALMLFSCVVYFTGSKYYVKVKASGSPVTNIVQVLYVAIKKRRLNLTEDEFFSYISSHSINSKLPRTLQFRFLDKAAIITPQDNINPDGSASDPWSLCSIQQVEEVKCLNYCSNTKKIHWKRRWNHNSTKNWNWHVCFYTMHVSIWCGGTKKKNYGY; encoded by the exons ATGAACCTTGTTGATGAGAAAAGAGGGACATCTATGGAGAAAAATGAGAAAGAAAGTATGGAAAACAATGAACTTCCAAATATTAACTACAGAGGATGGAAGGTCATGCCCTTCATCATTG GAAATGAAACATTTGAGAAGCTAGGAGCCATTGGAACCTTAGCAAACCTCTTAGTCTATCTTACAACAGTATTCAATCTTAGCAGTATTACAGCCACAAATATTGTGAATATCTTCAATGGCAGTGCTAGTCTTGCTACTTTGCTAGGAGCTTTTCTTTGTGATACTTATTTTGGTCGCTACAAGACACTTGGTTTCTGCACATTTGCTTCCTTTCtg GGGTTACTTGTTATACAACTAACAGCATGGATTAAAAGCATGCATCCACCTGAGTGTGGAAATGAGAAAAGCACATGCATAGAGCCAAGTACAGGACAAATGTCATTTCTACTGTTAGGATTTGGATTTCTAATAGTAGGAGCTGCAGGGATTAGACCTTGTAACTTAGCATTTGGTGCTGATCAGTTCAACCCCAACACTGATTCAGGAAAAAAAGGAATCAATAGTTTCTTCAATTGGTACTTTTTTACCTACACTTTTGCTCAGATGGTTTCTCTGTCACTAATTGTTTATATACAATCAAATGTGAGTTGGGCACTTGGTCTTGGTATTCC TGCTGCTTTGATGCTGTTTTCATGTGTTGTTTATTTCACGGGAAGTAAATACTATGTGAAAGTTAAAGCAAGTGGTAGTCCAGTGACAAATATTGTTCAGGTTTTATATGTGGCTATAAAGAAAAGGAGACTCAATCTAACAGAGGATGAGTTTTTTAGCTATATATCTTCTCACTCTATCAACTCCAAGCTTCCTCGTACACTTCAGTTCAG GTTCCTTGACAAAGCTGCTATTATAACCCCACAAGACAACATAAACCCTGATGGGTCTGCATCTGATCCATGGAGTCTTTGCAGTATACAACAAGTAGAAGAAGTAAAATGCTTA AATTATTGTTCcaacactaagaagattcactGGAAAAGAAGGTGGAATCACAATTCTACAAAGAATTGGAATTGGCATGTTTGTTTCTATACTATGCATGTTAGTATCTGGTGTGGTGGAACAAAAAAGAAGAACTATGGCTATTAA